Proteins encoded by one window of Verrucomicrobiota bacterium:
- a CDS encoding radical SAM protein: MLTHNGAADGGMSAPRRIVVREAACKTILNRSSISDYSLNCYTGCAHGCVYCYARFMQRFHPHAEPWGEFVDIKVNAVEALERQLRRARPGHVFVSSACDAWQPIETERKLTRRCCELLLMCGFHVDVLTKSALVLRDLDILSGRRAQIGVTVTTLDERLRQLWEPGCSSVEERFRVIKEAQRAGLKTAVMFGPLLPFLSDSQAAIDSMLERAADLAIDLIWVDALNPRPKVWPAVASLLRKEFPGLYEQYRRILFDGQVREAYLAQIRDRVARAARRYALEDRIAGCA; encoded by the coding sequence ATGCTGACACACAACGGAGCTGCCGACGGCGGGATGAGCGCACCGCGCAGAATCGTCGTGCGCGAGGCGGCCTGCAAGACGATCCTGAATCGGAGCTCCATCAGCGACTACTCCCTCAACTGCTACACCGGCTGCGCGCACGGCTGTGTCTACTGCTACGCGCGCTTCATGCAGCGATTCCATCCCCATGCGGAGCCATGGGGTGAGTTCGTGGACATCAAGGTCAACGCGGTGGAAGCGCTCGAACGGCAACTGCGGCGTGCAAGGCCGGGTCATGTCTTCGTCAGCAGCGCGTGCGACGCGTGGCAGCCGATCGAGACCGAGCGGAAACTGACGCGCCGCTGCTGCGAGCTGTTGCTCATGTGCGGATTCCACGTGGACGTTCTGACCAAGAGCGCGCTCGTGCTGCGCGATCTCGACATCCTTTCGGGACGACGAGCGCAGATTGGGGTGACCGTCACCACGCTCGACGAGCGTCTGAGGCAGCTCTGGGAGCCTGGATGCTCGAGCGTGGAGGAGCGATTCCGGGTCATCAAGGAAGCGCAACGCGCAGGGCTGAAGACGGCCGTCATGTTCGGCCCGCTGCTGCCGTTCCTGTCGGACAGCCAGGCCGCCATTGACTCGATGCTCGAGCGGGCCGCCGACCTGGCGATTGACTTGATCTGGGTGGACGCGCTCAATCCCAGGCCCAAGGTGTGGCCTGCTGTGGCGAGTCTCCTGCGCAAGGAGTTCCCGGGCCTGTACGAGCAATACAGGCGGATCCTGTTCGATGGCCAGGTGCGCGAAGCGTACCTGGCGCAGATCCGGGACCGCGTTGCCCGAGCAGCCAGGCGGTATGCTTTGGAGGATCGGATCGCGGGATGCGCGTGA
- a CDS encoding glycosyltransferase, producing MDASIVILTLNAGTRFRRVLEAIDAQRFDGSVEVLVLDSGSTDGTLELAAAHNRVRVHSIANFGHGRTRNEGARLAAGEFIVYLTQDALPLGERWLANLLAPFDDPKVAATYSRQVPYADATPMERFFLSKRFPDVRVVRPEPTKHRLGLYTVFFSNVSSAIRRTILLEHPFDDDLIMSEDQQFARDVIAAGWRTVYEPASVVRHSHRYTLWQVFTRYFDSLYSLEEIFDDSTGNVSFEGIKYTLSELWHVLTHHLHWLPYLLFYDASKAAGTLAGHLGHHLPIRIRRALSMHKNYWHTSGEVEHEGTRRTR from the coding sequence GTGGACGCTTCAATCGTCATTCTCACACTCAACGCCGGGACGCGCTTCCGGCGCGTGCTCGAGGCAATCGACGCCCAGCGTTTTGACGGCTCGGTCGAAGTCCTCGTCCTCGACTCCGGCTCGACCGACGGCACGCTCGAGCTTGCCGCTGCGCATAACCGCGTGCGCGTGCATTCCATCGCCAACTTCGGCCACGGCCGCACGCGCAACGAAGGCGCCCGCCTGGCCGCGGGCGAGTTCATCGTCTACCTGACCCAGGACGCCCTGCCGCTCGGCGAGCGCTGGCTGGCCAACCTGCTCGCGCCGTTCGACGATCCCAAGGTTGCCGCGACATACTCGCGCCAAGTGCCGTACGCCGACGCCACGCCGATGGAGCGCTTCTTCCTCAGCAAACGATTTCCCGACGTGCGCGTTGTCCGGCCTGAGCCCACCAAGCACCGGCTCGGCCTTTACACCGTCTTTTTCTCCAACGTGAGCTCGGCTATCCGCCGGACGATCCTGCTCGAGCACCCGTTCGACGACGACCTCATCATGAGCGAGGACCAGCAGTTCGCCCGCGACGTCATCGCCGCCGGCTGGCGCACCGTCTACGAGCCGGCCTCTGTCGTGCGCCACTCGCACCGCTACACGCTCTGGCAAGTCTTCACCCGATACTTCGACTCGCTCTACTCGCTCGAGGAGATCTTCGACGACTCGACCGGCAACGTCTCCTTCGAAGGGATCAAGTACACCCTCAGCGAGCTCTGGCACGTTCTTACCCATCACCTTCACTGGCTCCCGTACCTTCTTTTCTACGACGCCTCCAAAGCCGCCGGCACACTCGCCGGCCACCTCGGCCACCATCTTCCCATCCGCATCCGCCGCGCCCTGTCGATGCATAAGAACTACTGGCACACATCCGGGGAAGTCGAGCACGAGGGAACCCGTCGAACACGATGA
- a CDS encoding MBL fold metallo-hydrolase: protein MDRPYHVTPDVEVLPAHFPIPGAGFLPVNAFVIKAREPVLVDTGMGIDSDEFMKTLESVIDPRDLKWIWLTHDDADHTGSIQRVLDAAPDARLAANSLAVLRMSTAWPVPMDRVYWLNPGDSINAGDRKLTAVRPPLFDNPTTIGMYDSKTEAFFSADCFGALIPSPAQNADGVSAADLAQGMLSWASTDNPWVHMVDPGVFSEALDKIRQIAPKTIFSGHLPLAQGRTEQLLEVLEAVPTSAPVVPPGQAALEQMLAQMGRGR from the coding sequence CCCGCGCACTTCCCGATCCCCGGCGCGGGATTCCTTCCGGTTAATGCCTTCGTCATCAAGGCCAGAGAGCCGGTCCTTGTTGACACGGGGATGGGGATCGACAGTGACGAGTTCATGAAGACCCTCGAGTCGGTCATCGACCCCCGAGACCTGAAGTGGATATGGCTGACCCACGATGATGCAGATCACACAGGCAGCATCCAACGGGTTCTCGACGCCGCGCCTGACGCGCGGCTTGCGGCCAACTCCCTGGCCGTGCTGAGAATGAGCACGGCGTGGCCGGTGCCCATGGATCGGGTCTACTGGCTGAATCCCGGAGACAGCATCAACGCGGGCGACCGTAAGCTGACCGCCGTCAGACCGCCCCTGTTCGACAACCCAACAACCATCGGCATGTACGACAGCAAGACGGAAGCGTTCTTCTCTGCCGACTGCTTTGGCGCCCTCATCCCGTCGCCCGCTCAGAACGCCGATGGTGTCTCGGCGGCGGACCTGGCTCAAGGCATGCTCAGTTGGGCGAGCACCGACAACCCGTGGGTCCACATGGTCGACCCCGGCGTCTTCAGTGAGGCACTGGACAAGATCCGTCAGATTGCCCCGAAGACGATCTTCTCGGGACACCTGCCACTGGCGCAGGGGAGAACCGAGCAGTTGTTGGAGGTGCTTGAGGCGGTCCCGACTTCAGCCCCCGTTGTCCCTCCCGGCCAAGCGGCACTGGAGCAGATGCTGGCTCAGATGGGGCGAGGGCGCTGA
- a CDS encoding PAS domain-containing protein — protein sequence MSPGEALSQIVEENVVLRSVLREQRKLQSALSHMNGRLRSFLATVPGVLYSFRPDGRLEYISPSVQGLLGQPDRFYLGDAGRYLDQVHPDDLGRVFHWRLQLIYARGPMASELRYRIVRPDDTVVEVLDRATAVFEDGELARVDGLIVVAAAHDAFPGERHTAAVAQA from the coding sequence ATGTCTCCCGGGGAGGCTCTGTCTCAGATTGTCGAGGAGAACGTCGTTCTGCGCTCGGTGCTCCGCGAGCAGCGTAAGCTCCAGAGCGCCTTGAGCCACATGAACGGACGCCTCCGGTCGTTTTTGGCCACCGTGCCTGGCGTTCTCTATAGCTTCCGTCCCGACGGCCGGCTCGAGTACATCAGCCCATCAGTTCAGGGCCTGCTCGGGCAGCCTGATAGATTCTATCTCGGCGACGCAGGCCGCTATCTCGACCAGGTCCATCCAGACGACCTTGGCCGCGTGTTCCATTGGCGCCTGCAGCTCATCTATGCACGCGGACCAATGGCTTCAGAGCTGCGCTATCGCATTGTCCGGCCCGATGACACAGTTGTCGAGGTGCTCGACCGCGCCACGGCCGTCTTTGAGGACGGGGAACTCGCCCGCGTTGACGGCCTCATCGTTGTTGCAGCGGCGCACGATGCCTTCCCCGGCGAGCGGCACACGGCGGCTGTCGCTCAAGCCTGA